GTTAACCAGATCACGGTACATTTTTTCTATTGCATCGGGAGATAGGCCTTCTATTACTGCCCATTCTCTTCTTTTTTCCAGCATGCTTTTAAACCTTTCCGGTGCTTTTACTGAGCTCTCGTCCTTTTTAAATTTGGCCGCAGCCTGTACGTATTTATAACGCTGGCCAATC
This region of Pedobacter steynii genomic DNA includes:
- a CDS encoding isochorismate lyase: MKKASACENMEEIRKEIDDLDRQVIGLIGQRYKYVQAAAKFKKDESSVKAPERFKSMLEKRREWAVIEGLSPDAIEKMYRDLVNYFITEELKTWKAS